The Lolium rigidum isolate FL_2022 chromosome 1, APGP_CSIRO_Lrig_0.1, whole genome shotgun sequence region TGGCAACTATCAAGCTGCTTTGGTATCTCGCCGTTGAAGAGGTTTCCGGATAACTTCAAGAATCCGAGGTTCCCAAGGCGGATGATGCCGTGAGTAAGCGGGCCCTCGAGCCGGTTGTTTGACAAGTCCATTGCTTGAGATAATGATGACAGGTCGAAGAGCTGTCTCGGGACTTGGCCAGTAAGCTTGTTGCCGGAGAGATTGAGAAGAACCATCTCCTGTAGGTTACTGAGGGTTGGAGGGATGGATCCACTCAATTCATTGCTGCTCAGCACGAGCTCGAGCATCTTTGTCAGGTTGCCGATGGAAGATGGTACTGGCCCCGACAGCATATTCTCTTGCAACCGCAACtccgtgaggttcttgagcttcccAATCCCGTCCGGAATGGTACCGGTTAAGAGATTGGATTCAAGCCCCAACTTTTGCAGTGCAATGAGGTTCCCGATGCTAGGTGGAATGGACCCTGACATGTGATTGCCCCCGAGGTTTAGTTCCAAAAGCTCCCTCGAGAGGCTGCTAATGGAGATTGGCATCGCGCCACTGAAATTGTTGTTGTCGAGAGAAAGCCTTAGTAGGTTACTGCAGTTTGTCAAACGGTCCAAGAACTCCCACCCAGCGCCATCAGTTGCAGCCAAGTCATTGTTGGACATCTCCAGTGCATATAGGCACAACGTCCCTATCTCTGGCGGCACCCGACCAGTGAAGCCGTTGTCGGAGAGGCTGAGATATGTCAAGCCGGACGCATTTGCTAGTGTTGCTGGAATCAAACCAGTGAGTCTGTTCCCGCCTAGGAAGAGGCCCTCAAGGTTCTTCATGCCCGTGCCTGCGTACGGCGGAAGGCTCCCACCGAATGCATTGTCCGCGAGAGACATGTCTGCCAACAAGGACATGTTGAAGAATCCAGGTGGGATATCACTGTCCAATTTGTTCTGGGAGACAGTAAGTGTTTGGAGGCGAGGAAGTCGCGAGAGGCCAACAGGGAGATTGCCTTTTAGAAGATTCTGGTCTAGCTTGAGGCTCTCAAGCTTGGTGAGGTTGCCGAGCGACGGCGGTATCTCTCCGGACAACGAGTTGCCATGGAGCCATAGGTAGGTGAGATTTGGCATAGTCATGAGCCAGTCGGGGATGGCACCAGCGAGGCTGTTGTTGTTGAGGTACACATAGGCGAGGTTGGTGCAGTTGCGGAGGCTATCAGGTATCACCCCGCTCAGTCCATTGTCGCAGAAGCTGAGGAAACTAAGACGTCGCAGCCGCCCGAGGTTCGCTGGGATGCTCCCCGAGAAGGCGTTCTTGCTGAAGTTGAGGGTCTCCAGGTAGGTGAGGTTGCCGATGGCAGGGGAGATGGTCCCAGAGAGGCCGGACACGCCCAGGGACGTCACGTGCCCGTGCTCGCAGGTCACCCCTTCCCACCGGCAGAAGTGCGCCGTGCTGTTCCACGACTGGAGCGTTCCTGACGGGTCCGACACGCCGGCCCTGAATGCCCGCAGCGCGTCCCGCTCGGGGTTGCGGCTCTTGCTTCCCGCCACAAGCTGTACGGCCAGCAAGAGCAGAAGCAGGAACACTGCCAGAGCGCGTGCCGTGGTTGCCATATGTCGACACTAGTTCAGGTAGCTAGTGTGGACTGCGTACCGTGGAGTGAGTGTGACCACAAAAACTCTTGAGATTGTGTGTGTCAAGAGCTTTGGCATGCACACAACTTATATAGGCGTGGTGCGGTGCCAGTGTTAGTGCTAGTGCTAGTTTTGGATGGCAGTCTCGGTTTGCCGTGCAGAGCGGGGTGCCAACGCAGTAACGCAAGATGCTATCATCATGCATTAACATGTCATTTTCGAAAAAATGCATTAACATGCCACTCTCCactcggcagcagcagcagcagacctTTTCTTGTGAAAAAATTCAAAGGTGTGGATGAATGTTACTATAGGCAGCTAATCGGCTAGGTGTTGACCTGACAGGTGGTCTTCTGGTTAGCATTATTAGGTAGTGGCTGTCAAAGACAGCAACCGGTTTGTTCTCTTTCGGTGGAAAATCTCTACTCCAAGCTAGCATTTGCTCCTAGCTAGCTGcctggggaggtggagatggaaaaTGCATAGAAATTTTGTGGAAATTTCTGTACGGGAATCTTGCTGCACTATTACATGCGGCCGTGGCTGTCCGGGCAAACAAATGAGAGGCCTCTCAAACAAATCTCAGTTTTGTACAGTCCTTGGTTGTCACATCGATGAATTGGACTCCAGTTTGACAGTACGTTGAACACGGAGGCTTTCGTTCCCTTGTCCTATGAGATCATTTTGGTAGGATATTTCAAAGAACCTGAACATGTAAATCACAGAGCTAGAAGACGAAATGTTTGGAGAACTAGATGTAAATTTGTTTTTTAGGGAAAAAAGTAGTTTCCTACTGCAATGTACTCCCTGGTCTTGTTTAATCGAAGCAGCTGTAGTATGTAGATAAGCTACTTCCAGTTCACACTTCGCATCAATTTTATCCatccggagggagtatatacatTTTCTGTTTATTTCTTACAAGTGTACAAAACAATCTCACAAAGAGAAAGAAAGCAGATAGAAAACTGGCTAGTCTTAGCTTATTCATTTCAGTAGGAATTTGGTTATCCTTCATTCTGTTGCATTCTATATACCAAGACTTGTCAAATAAAACCGTGATTTTTTGTTCATTTACATATATATAGTTGCATCGACGCTAAAGTTGTGCACCATTAATATTTCTCTTGTTTCATCCGATTGACCTATTGACATGGCGAACTGGGAGGCGATCAGGCTTTAACAAAAATTACTGCCAATTTCAGCGCATGTTGCTTGTTTTTGCCGCATGTTGCATGTAACTGGTGCACAGGCTGCTAACCTGAAATTCAGAGGAAACCGCTCCGCTTGCAAGTGCGCAAAGGCGCACCGGCAGGTGCCAAGCGCAAAACTCTAGGTTGGTTATGATGACAAACTTGCGGGCCAGTTGTTGGCGTGACTAGTATGGCAGATCTATTACTGTGACAGCACTAAGAAATATTGAGACTCGTTCAAAGTTCAAATTCTAAACTCGCTTCTATCTATAATCACACCTATTTTTGTAGGAAGGCTACCTCTTTAGCACGGGATAGGTCCTTGGATGAAATTTCACTCACGACTGCTTCAAAGCCTCTGAAGAAGCTGGTGCCATCCTGCACAGATCACAGAGTTAAGAACTGATCATTCATACTATAAACTGCACATCCGGGATGTCTGCTAAGCAATTGGATTGTATAAATTAGGAACTAGAAAGTAATTTACAAAAGGTTCTGCTAACCTGAAATTCAGCTTCGACTTTTGCACAAAATGACGCACCGTCGCAATATCTTACCTTAACTTTATTCCAACTGTGAAAATCTGCAGGTTTAAATGAAATATTTCTCAGCAATGTACAAATATAGTGCCTATACAGTACCATTGCATGAAATATATCAGAAAGATCACTTGAAGCGGGATTACTGAAGAAAAGATTCAGCATATTCAAACAGATCAAACAACAAGATAATACAGTGTCTGCAATGTCCACATCAGACTGAAAGTCACTCGTAGTAATTCGGTAACAATGTCCACACAAGACTCAAATTCGCTCAGAGTAGTTCCGTAACGATCCTCTGATTGGATATTTCGTGGGGTAATAATTAAAGCTCGGATGAAGGTAAGATAACCAGTGTACTAAACAACTCAGTTCATTTTTAAACACTGAACTGCAGAACTTTGGAATACTGGAACCAGCGCAGCATATTCGCCAGCCGCAGAGCACTAGAAGAACATATCTGGATTCTGCAATTCGTCTTTGCTCAAGATGCCGACGAACTCAGCAGCCGTGCCGTGTAATCAGACGAACGTAGATTAGTTTTCTTGCTCGATCAGCACCAAAAGCTTCGACAGTCATCCCCACTAGGGCCCATGAACAAACAGATACGGAGCAGAGATATATGCTATCACCTACAAGTGGAGGAGCCATTTGTTAGACCCCTCGACGAACCACGGGATCCAGTGGAACCAAGGCGGAATCCCTTACAGGCACACGACGCCGCTGTCCTTGGCGCCGTCGAAGAGCGTTGGGAGGTGGTGGCTGTAGGACggataggaggtggtggtggaggatggaggggaagaTTCGTGAGAGGGGGTGAGGAAGAAGAATTCGGCGAATGCTtctgcgccggcggcgccgcggcggccgaggcggcgaTACCAGAGGCGCATGCGGTGCGTCGCCGGCGTGATGAAGGAGGGGAGCAGATTGTTGGGGAGCGGCGAGGTGCCGCCTGAAGGAAGTAGTTAGTGGGCCGGGCCCATTTATTTTTCTTTATCGTTGCGTGAGCAGATTATCAATGGTTTTCAGAATATGATATTTTTTGAAAATCTGTTTTTTCAAAAGTCTTAAGTTTCTTAAAAGGGCAGTGCTGACTGCTGAGTATCCTTCGGAGGATAATTCCCCTGGAACCTCCGAGTCCAGCGAACGACACGTGTCCCTCCCGGGACCACAACCCACGTGCAGCGCACTTATTTCTTCCCCATTCTTTTTCCCGTACAGAGAAAAACGTAAAACAAAGGACCACCACCAGGTGATGTCTCCGCATACGGGCACACCATCCTTCCGAAACATGAAGAACAAAGTCCGGCGAGCGACCTCGCCGGCAACACATCAACTCCGGCTGGAAGCACCCCCGCCTCTCCTTGCAGCATATGCCTCTCCCGCCTTGCAGCACCGCCTCCCACCTATGGCAGCACCGTCGTCCGCCTATGACAACACCGCCGCCCCAGCTGACTGCACCACTGCACGCGCCTGCAACATCGTCGCCCCCGCCGACAGAATCGGTGGTGCTCACTAGCGACGAGACGCAGTTGGCCTTGCGCAGCCGGCGCCCTACCGGCCTTTGCAGCTCCAGCGATGGGGAtttgcagcaccggcggcggggaTTTGCAGCTCCAGCTTCCGCCCTTTGCAGCTCCTGTGACGGGAGATTGCAGCTACACCCGACAGCATATGCAGCTACACCGACAGCCGGTCGCAGCACCTCCGCTGCTCCACACAGCATAtgcagctccgccgccaccgtccgggcTCGTTGTTCGCAGCCGAGTCGCCTCCCCTTGCAGCAACTATTACCGGCGCTCGAAGCATCATCCGCTTGCGATAGCAGCACCGCCGGCCTGGCCTTGTAGCACCGCCGTGGTGCCAGCGCGCCGCCTCCCCTTGCAGCAGCTATGACCGGCGCTTGAAGCGGCGCCGTCCTGCTGTAGATGCACCGACGGCTTGGCCTTGCAGCACCGCCGTGGCGCCGCCTCCCACAACGCCTTGGCCACGCCGTCCACATGGGTGGCCGACTGCGCAGTTGACCTCGCCGGAGGCCGCGAGAGCAGGGGAGTGGCGGTAGGAGGTGCGGTGCATGTAGAGCACCGGTACTGGTGGCGGAGCGCGGCTGGGAAGGGCGGCGGCGCGTGGCTGGGATCCAACGGCGTCAATCCTTCAGATGGGCAGGGGAGCGTAGGGATACAGGAGAGAGAGACATGGGCAGGGGAGTGATTGTGTGGAGGAGGACGATGGGGGTATGGGGCGACGGGATAAGGTTGTGGTGGCCCCACGCAGGTATCGCTCCCTTTCCTCCACGCGGATGGACGCGTGTCGCTCGTACGATCCGGAGGCAGCGAAGCTAGCGAACCTCCGACGGAAACGAAGCGTTTTCCTTCTTAAAACCAAAACTTTTTTCAAATCTTtacactttctagatctagaaaaACTAAAAAACGAACATTTTTCAAAAagtatgaacaattttcaattcctattttttttaaaaaaatcgagCATTTCCAAAATCTGATTTTCTTGAAAAGTTGAACAAATCCAAATGTGAGTTTTTTTCAAAACctgaatttttttttcattccAAGACATTTTTAAAACCAAACATTTtcaatatttgaacatttttaaatcaaAATAAATTCAATATATTAAATCCGAATATTTTAAAagattcaaaaaaatctgaacaaaGTTAATAAGAACAAATTTGACATCAAAAAATCAAATCCGAAACAAAATAGAAGTGAACAAGCCGAAAATCGATCGAAATCCAAAAAAAATCCCGAAAACCCCAAAAATCGCATGAAAACATGAGAGTTAATAAATAAAACCGAATAGAGGAAACTGGAAAAACCCCGCTATGTTGTGCATACCTATGGTCTGGTCGCTAGACAAAGGGGGTTCGCTGTTCCGAAGTTTAACATCACAAAGGACGGTGTATAGAAATTGTCGGGAGGGTAGTAGTTAGCCGTAATTATAGAGCATGGAAAAAAGATGGCCAAATTGAGGGACTAGTTTTGCACCTTGTGTGTGGTGGACTATCGATCCTTCAAGATCCTTCAACATGTTGACGATACGGTTTTCTTTATGAAACATGACATTCAAAAAGATCGAAAGGTGAAACAACTATTATTAGCATTCGAGCAGCTTTTAGGGCTCAAAATAAATTTGAACACaagttaattttttttgttttgcttcggtGAGGCTCAAGATGACGCTACAATGTATGCCAAACTTTTTGGATGCGGGCAAGGCCAGTTTCCTAGCATATATTTAGGGATTCAGATATATTATTGGAGACTTATAAAATGCTTGCATATCCATCAACCAAATAGGGTACTACTTCTTCAATCTGGCCATCGACTTTAACACGCTCAATTAAAAGAGCCAGCATATCCGAATAAGCATTACTTACCGTATGTtgttttagattttatttttttcattCGAAACCCAAATCAATGGCACACATGCATGGATCGCTCTCTAACTGATGTCCATCATTGGAACGGTGATTATTTCACAGATCCTGGTGGTTATGTTTATGGGAAGCATCGCTGCACATAAGAAAATGTAAGCATATCTTCAACTGCTGTGATCGAGATGTTCTCAGAAATCTTGATACTGGAGCAGCGCATGGAAGTAACGACATTTTTACTACATCATTATAACCATTGCTTGCTATATCCTGCAAATTTACAGATCGAGGTATGTATGTATCCCCAGATCCAGAACATCAAACGCATAATTTTAGGTTGTATCTGCAGGCCAAGAAGAGTGCACCATCGGGTGATATGACAAAAATATACAAAAACCAATTACCATGCCATGCTACCTAACCCTGTTCAATCATGAGACCATGCAAGCAGATCTAGTTACAGGAAAAATAATAGAGATATATAACAGCTCGAGGAAAACTTAGGTAGGAACATGAATTGCAAAGCGACATGCACTGACAAAAGTCACTTAATCCTCTGAACTCTGAACATAATAGAGAAAAACTGATAGCCACTCCAACGCTTGGAGGATcgtgacctctttacggaggtgtctacacgattggagaacatGGCGAAGGAGTTTATTTTCCAACATGGGTGTCAGCATAATAGGAGAACTGAAGCAAATGAAGCTGAGCTGAGATCGTCACCTGATTTTATCTTTCTGATAGGATTTATGTTGTCGAACTTTTTGGATATttgaacggttgtgtgcatcctagttatgcagagactggatgtaatgcttaaaatttttgagtaataaagtgccctttatcgaaaaatggagAAAAAATGGTGATGGAGACAAGTACAGAATAAACAAACACCAGATCATATACTTAAGAGAAAATATCATGTCTCAAGTTATCAAGAGAGAGTAAAACAGATACACACACAATACAGTAACAAACACCATGTCATTTTTAACTAGCTAATACTAGTTGACATAACAACAAGTAGCATCAGCTTACTTGAGACATAGATATTTAAGTCCATGCCATTTTTTCCCCATCAGCAGGACGGTCTGAGAGCAGTGTTTAAAGCGAGTGAAAGGCTGCTGCATAGATATCTAAGAGAATAATGAAACCTCAaattaatttattttttgaaacataTTAGTTTATGTTATTAGATGAAAGTAATAAAGAGCTTAATCCGTATTCTAACAAATGACACATATATATTAAACGGTTTTTAGGATTACGCACACCCGTTTATCTTCTTTATACTTGTGCATTCAGTAAGTTTGTTGACATAACAAAACTAGATGAGGGATATGTTAAAACGCAAGCTGCCCGGTGATCACGTGGGTACGTGAGCACGCTTTCAACAGTCGACACGTGTCACCATTAGACCCTTTTGGTTATCTTCATATTTCGGTCAGTCTACATCATTACATACTAACCCCATACCTAATCCAGTGGGACCCATATTTTGAATTCAAAAAGTGGACCCCGATTGGCACTATTTACCCTGGCCctacatttgaattcaaaatgtgGACCCCACAGATCGGACCTACACATTTTGTATTTAAACAATGGGTCCCATGAGCTGAACCACACTCTTTCCCTATAAATTCGTCTACCCTATACAATCGCCCATCCCCCATTCTGTACAAACACATGTCTAGTTTGGTTCCCCC contains the following coding sequences:
- the LOC124684504 gene encoding probable LRR receptor-like serine/threonine-protein kinase At3g47570 encodes the protein MATTARALAVFLLLLLLAVQLVAGSKSRNPERDALRAFRAGVSDPSGTLQSWNSTAHFCRWEGVTCEHGHVTSLGVSGLSGTISPAIGNLTYLETLNFSKNAFSGSIPANLGRLRRLSFLSFCDNGLSGVIPDSLRNCTNLAYVYLNNNSLAGAIPDWLMTMPNLTYLWLHGNSLSGEIPPSLGNLTKLESLKLDQNLLKGNLPVGLSRLPRLQTLTVSQNKLDSDIPPGFFNMSLLADMSLADNAFGGSLPPYAGTGMKNLEGLFLGGNRLTGLIPATLANASGLTYLSLSDNGFTGRVPPEIGTLCLYALEMSNNDLAATDGAGWEFLDRLTNCSNLLRLSLDNNNFSGAMPISISSLSRELLELNLGGNHMSGSIPPSIGNLIALQKLGLESNLLTGTIPDGIGKLKNLTELRLQENMLSGPVPSSIGNLTKMLELVLSSNELSGSIPPTLSNLQEMVLLNLSGNKLTGQVPRQLFDLSSLSQAMDLSNNRLEGPLTHGIIRLGNLGFLKLSGNLFNGEIPKQLDSCQSLELLDLDNNRFNGTIPPSLSKLKGLRRLNLTRNRLSGSIPPELGEMSGLQELYLSRNNLTGLIPEELGNASSLIKMDVSYNHLEGQVPLHGVFANLTGISITGNSELCGGVPQLHLLRCPSVARHTQHTDWHLPIVIPIFGISLFSGMLLAIFLCYKRKSRHGKSTTQPDILDAMNYERISYAELAKATNGFADSNLIGAGKFGYVYKGTLPLKVKEGFEHGLVAVKVFDLQQVGASKTFLSECEALRTIRHRNLISIITCCSSITPRGDEFRALVFELMPNYSLDRWLHPTPEALKNVGRLTAIQRLNIAVDIADALHYLHDSCVPPIIHCDLKPSNVLLGEDMMACIGDFGLAKLLLDPGIQDAASSESTIGIRGTIGYVAPEYGTTGKVSTYGDTYSFGVTLLEIFTGKSPTRDSFVDGLTLQGFVSAAFPDRIEEVLDTTLLVPTEFDGDCSGVSEQDWLVSAIRVGLSCTRAAPYERMSMRDAAAELRMIRDASLRV